Proteins from a genomic interval of Lelliottia amnigena:
- the sigM gene encoding ECF subfamily RNA polymerase sigma-24 factor, translating to MDNVFAPREAWPALMVKAQVGDRDAYTQLLRAIVPAIRAIVRKQVSDPVLIEDVIQDVLLTVHRVRHTYDPACPFLPWLMAISQARAIDALRHRGRSQRRETTADASLSDYAALDDSEHQEMQEELSLILDRLPSRQRQIVQHIHLEEMTLAEAAQRHNLSLSAVKSLLHRALTNLRRMGANHGRS from the coding sequence ATGGATAACGTTTTTGCGCCACGCGAAGCATGGCCCGCGCTGATGGTAAAAGCGCAGGTGGGGGATCGTGACGCTTATACGCAGCTTTTGCGCGCTATCGTTCCGGCTATCCGGGCGATCGTGCGCAAACAGGTGTCCGATCCGGTGTTGATCGAAGATGTCATTCAGGATGTCCTTTTGACGGTCCATCGGGTGCGCCATACCTACGATCCAGCCTGTCCTTTTTTGCCGTGGCTGATGGCCATTTCGCAGGCCCGCGCGATCGACGCGCTTCGCCATCGGGGGCGTTCTCAGCGGCGTGAAACTACAGCTGATGCATCGTTATCAGATTATGCGGCACTGGATGATTCAGAACATCAGGAGATGCAGGAGGAGCTGTCGCTTATATTAGACCGGCTGCCTTCTCGTCAGCGCCAGATTGTGCAGCATATCCACCTTGAGGAAATGACGCTCGCCGAGGCAGCTCAGCGCCACAATCTGAGCCTTTCAGCCGTGAAATCTTTATTACACAGAGCATTAACGAATCTTCGCCGAATGGGAGCGAATCATGGCCGATCATGA
- the ompB gene encoding outer membrane autotransporter: MKKKYLSQLISLLVASTAAQGLLTTHALAVSGLTIDSSVSSINVVGPNDSLHITSTGSITGAPTTALTVEQNATLATLINDGAINDDGSNSNNYGNNIVQVNGAITSFENTGTISSINQYHYGSIVAVGASGEIDNFTNSGIIKNASDNFNPGLNNTGAVTNAGYIKTLTNTADGKITGYSGINNQGRIDTLLNAGVIATDTGNHGIMLGNNAAIYNNTNSSIGTLHNTGILQSNSLYSYDGGGIFNFGTIDTLINDNEIIGSSFGIENYGAIGTIENNGKITANNFGIYASTSNATSIGTIANNGEISGASYGILISTYSQSLETNIINKGLLSGTNFALYLQSDSNSSSAANITLTNSGVVAGDIYTNNSEALKINGGTTTMGELTGLNGIGTITSTRSNVEFGTGSLLLNDNVVASTVVNNAASLQVNNSITVAGDYHQKAAATLISGISDLAISRTDLIAETGYGRLNVTGNATIDQGSSVNLVRTGNTYKFAEGQRFVVVNAAGAATDYNADKLNYKAIGYRGAVQGSVYDDGENKALVLTVGAEQPVTPPVVTPPVVTPPVVKPPVVTPPVVTPPVVTPPVVTPPVVTPPVVTPPTQPDRGLATIPSATASLGGLGNYTGIASPQLLELYNASLAIDSKGEANRVGESLSPGQNINTSSAAAVATSTAQAVVGAHIDAVRNPSNSGTSGVATGDDYASNWIVWGQPFGGYARQDSTAEVSGYSAKFGGLIMGADRSLGDDWRLGAAVNYSNTSVHGKGNLSGNTSTADNYGVIGYAGFTGDPWYLNLSAGVNRQNYTSVRRADFTGFSGAAQGKFNGQSVTLQTEFGYPLTLPAGVVLTPLASLTYGYQHVDGYKETGGNGMALDVGSSHAQSVVSDIGARIEKTFATGLGNLTPFAQVTWLHQYDDRQVSSRASYAADTVGETSFTTKGASPVEDMAGVAIGSTLYEANELNLDARYDLQAGERYQAHTFSLRLRKMF; the protein is encoded by the coding sequence ATGAAAAAAAAATATCTCAGCCAGCTGATTTCTCTGCTGGTGGCTTCAACGGCGGCGCAGGGGCTGCTGACAACTCACGCTTTAGCAGTATCTGGTTTAACTATCGACTCATCGGTTAGCAGCATTAATGTTGTCGGCCCAAATGACTCACTGCATATTACTAGCACAGGCTCAATTACCGGTGCGCCCACCACCGCGTTAACCGTTGAACAGAATGCCACATTAGCAACATTGATCAATGATGGCGCCATCAATGATGACGGTAGCAACAGTAATAATTATGGCAATAATATCGTTCAGGTTAATGGCGCAATAACGTCATTTGAAAATACAGGGACTATCTCCAGTATTAATCAGTACCACTATGGCAGCATCGTCGCGGTAGGCGCATCGGGTGAAATTGATAATTTCACCAACAGCGGAATAATTAAAAACGCGTCAGATAATTTTAACCCGGGTTTAAATAATACCGGAGCTGTCACGAATGCGGGTTACATTAAAACGCTGACTAACACTGCTGATGGGAAAATTACCGGATATTCCGGCATCAACAACCAGGGCAGAATTGACACATTATTAAATGCAGGCGTGATTGCCACCGATACGGGCAATCATGGAATAATGTTAGGAAACAACGCTGCTATTTATAACAACACGAACAGTAGCATTGGTACATTGCATAATACCGGCATTCTTCAGTCAAACTCACTCTATAGTTATGATGGCGGCGGAATCTTTAACTTTGGTACGATTGATACCCTCATCAATGATAATGAAATCATAGGGAGTTCTTTCGGTATTGAAAACTATGGTGCAATTGGTACCATTGAAAACAACGGTAAGATCACCGCAAACAATTTTGGCATCTACGCAAGTACCTCTAATGCAACCTCTATTGGCACGATAGCCAATAATGGTGAAATCAGCGGTGCGAGCTACGGGATTTTGATTTCCACCTACAGCCAAAGCCTGGAAACAAATATTATCAACAAGGGACTGCTGAGCGGCACAAACTTTGCCCTTTATCTCCAGAGCGACAGCAACTCCTCTTCCGCTGCCAATATTACCCTAACCAACAGCGGTGTGGTTGCGGGTGATATTTATACCAATAATTCTGAAGCGTTAAAAATTAATGGTGGAACCACCACCATGGGCGAGTTAACCGGCTTGAACGGAATTGGGACCATTACCAGTACCCGTTCTAACGTAGAATTCGGTACGGGCTCACTGCTGCTTAACGACAATGTCGTGGCCAGTACCGTTGTTAACAATGCTGCGTCATTGCAGGTGAACAACAGCATCACGGTTGCGGGAGATTACCATCAGAAAGCCGCTGCCACGCTGATCTCTGGTATCTCTGATTTGGCGATTTCACGCACCGATCTTATCGCCGAAACCGGCTATGGTCGCCTGAATGTGACCGGTAATGCCACGATTGATCAAGGGTCCAGCGTTAATCTGGTGCGTACGGGTAATACCTATAAATTCGCCGAAGGTCAGCGCTTTGTGGTGGTGAATGCCGCGGGTGCCGCGACCGATTACAATGCGGATAAACTGAACTACAAAGCCATCGGCTACCGTGGTGCTGTACAAGGTTCTGTTTATGATGATGGCGAGAATAAAGCGCTGGTCTTAACCGTCGGCGCTGAGCAGCCAGTCACTCCGCCTGTCGTAACGCCGCCAGTTGTCACGCCTCCCGTCGTAAAACCACCGGTGGTGACACCGCCTGTTGTCACGCCGCCTGTAGTAACACCACCTGTTGTGACGCCGCCAGTTGTCACACCACCTGTTGTGACGCCTCCGACGCAGCCAGATCGCGGTTTGGCGACGATTCCAAGCGCCACCGCATCACTCGGCGGTCTGGGGAACTATACCGGGATTGCGTCACCGCAATTACTGGAGCTTTATAACGCCTCGCTGGCAATTGACAGCAAAGGTGAAGCGAACCGCGTAGGCGAGAGTTTGTCTCCGGGTCAGAACATCAACACCAGTTCAGCCGCTGCGGTGGCAACGTCGACCGCTCAGGCCGTAGTGGGTGCGCACATTGATGCCGTCCGTAATCCGAGCAATTCCGGTACCAGCGGCGTGGCGACGGGTGATGACTACGCCAGCAACTGGATTGTCTGGGGTCAACCGTTCGGTGGCTATGCACGTCAGGACAGCACCGCTGAAGTCAGTGGTTACAGCGCGAAGTTTGGCGGCCTGATCATGGGTGCGGATCGTTCGCTGGGTGACGACTGGCGTCTGGGTGCGGCGGTGAACTACAGCAATACGTCTGTTCACGGTAAAGGAAACCTGAGTGGCAATACCTCGACGGCCGATAACTACGGCGTCATTGGTTATGCCGGTTTCACAGGCGATCCATGGTATCTCAACTTGTCTGCGGGTGTGAACCGTCAGAACTACACCTCCGTTCGTCGCGCTGATTTCACCGGTTTCTCCGGCGCTGCGCAGGGTAAATTCAACGGTCAGTCCGTCACGCTGCAGACTGAATTCGGCTATCCGCTGACGCTGCCAGCTGGCGTGGTTCTGACACCGCTTGCCAGCCTGACTTACGGCTATCAGCACGTTGATGGCTATAAAGAGACTGGCGGCAACGGTATGGCGCTGGATGTTGGCAGCAGTCACGCACAATCCGTCGTAAGCGACATTGGCGCGCGTATTGAGAAAACCTTCGCAACGGGTCTTGGCAATCTGACGCCATTCGCCCAGGTGACGTGGTTGCATCAGTATGATGACCGCCAGGTCAGCAGCCGCGCGTCCTACGCCGCTGATACTGTCGGTGAAACCAGCTTCACGACCAAAGGCGCATCGCCAGTGGAAGACATGGCTGGCGTCGCGATCGGCAGCACGTTGTATGAGGCGAATGAGTTGAACCTCGACGCGCGCTACGATCTGCAAGCGGGCGAGCGCTATCAGGCACATACTTTCAGCCTGCGTCTGCGCAAAATGTTCTAA
- a CDS encoding Alpha/beta hydrolase family, which yields MGIKHDIFFTGILISLSFLLAGCVSDDSRITAKEIAQHSRLSRDDIQTNPFLIATWSRITAPVHSLRVYIEGDGFAWKSRTQPSDDPTPRKPIGLTLAATDKNQNVLYIARPCQFIGPPLPAHCDKRVWTSDRFSPSVIDAMNDALSQFVKQYPGVKLELIGYSGGGNIAAILAERRTDVRSLRTVAGNLDVAYVNAIHHVSAMPDAVSAIDRASALRMMPQLHFSGDADKTVTPEVAQRFQRAVGGTCSQVDIVSNMTHGSDWAAIWPQLLAKELPEC from the coding sequence ATGGGAATAAAACATGATATATTCTTCACAGGCATATTGATTAGTTTATCTTTTTTATTAGCGGGCTGTGTTTCTGATGATTCGCGCATTACCGCAAAGGAGATTGCACAGCATTCCAGGCTGAGCAGAGATGACATACAAACCAACCCTTTTTTGATCGCCACCTGGTCCCGTATTACTGCTCCCGTTCATTCACTGCGCGTCTATATTGAGGGTGACGGCTTTGCATGGAAGAGTCGCACGCAACCTTCAGATGACCCCACGCCACGTAAACCGATCGGGTTGACGCTGGCTGCGACGGATAAAAATCAAAATGTGCTGTATATTGCGCGCCCCTGCCAGTTTATCGGGCCGCCGTTACCTGCTCATTGTGATAAGCGAGTGTGGACAAGCGACCGATTTTCACCCTCCGTCATTGATGCTATGAATGACGCGCTGAGTCAGTTTGTGAAGCAATATCCAGGCGTGAAGCTGGAGCTGATAGGGTATTCCGGCGGCGGCAATATCGCAGCAATACTGGCTGAACGCCGCACTGATGTTCGTTCATTACGCACTGTGGCGGGAAATCTTGACGTGGCGTATGTGAATGCAATTCATCATGTGAGCGCAATGCCCGATGCCGTTAGCGCCATCGATCGTGCTTCCGCACTCCGAATGATGCCGCAACTTCATTTCAGCGGTGATGCTGATAAAACAGTGACACCCGAAGTCGCGCAACGCTTTCAGCGTGCAGTCGGTGGCACTTGCAGTCAGGTCGACATCGTCAGCAACATGACACATGGATCGGATTGGGCCGCTATTTGGCCGCAACTGTTGGCGAAGGAATTGCCAGAGTGTTAA
- the yjdF gene encoding Predicted membrane protein, with translation MNASALNPALKIGALLLVVILVYTGMFTGDRATWLMEVTPVIIIVPLLLATHRRYPLTPLLYTLIFFHAIILMIGGMYTYAKVPIGFEVQEMFNLSRNPYDKLGHFFQGLVPALAAREILLRGGYVNGRKMTGFLVCCIALAISATYELIEWWAALAMGQGADDFLGTQGDPWDTQSDMFCALLGALTTVLILSRYHQRQLERLPD, from the coding sequence ATGAACGCTTCAGCTCTTAACCCTGCTTTGAAAATCGGCGCGCTGCTTTTGGTCGTCATTCTGGTGTATACGGGAATGTTCACCGGCGACAGAGCCACCTGGCTGATGGAAGTCACGCCGGTCATCATCATTGTGCCGCTTCTGCTCGCAACGCATCGACGCTATCCGCTCACGCCCCTGCTCTATACGCTCATTTTCTTTCACGCGATCATATTGATGATTGGCGGCATGTACACCTATGCCAAAGTACCGATAGGTTTTGAGGTTCAGGAGATGTTCAATCTGAGCCGTAATCCCTACGACAAACTGGGACATTTTTTCCAGGGTCTGGTGCCTGCCCTGGCGGCCCGCGAGATTCTGCTGCGAGGCGGTTATGTCAATGGCCGCAAAATGACGGGTTTTCTGGTGTGTTGTATTGCCCTGGCGATCAGTGCGACCTACGAGTTGATTGAATGGTGGGCGGCACTTGCCATGGGGCAAGGCGCTGATGACTTCCTGGGGACGCAGGGTGACCCGTGGGATACGCAATCAGATATGTTTTGCGCCCTGCTCGGCGCGCTGACCACCGTGCTGATTCTTAGCAGATATCACCAGCGGCAGCTGGAGAGACTGCCTGACTAA
- a CDS encoding Protein of uncharacterised function (DUF1109), whose translation MADHDVFIEKLSQQARPVKRPWHTGWRVLAWTLMALPFGWLTSLLMQRVATDWSQSGALLATLQLSLTFILGIMAIGNAFLISIPGRRPLSWHWFAPLLVLWLGSVMVSLSQTSPVNHPEEVSCYTFMLAVSTPMLALVIGYLRRTRSLHPLRSLATAGAGVAFMALTLLSFCHPIEVHPLDFALHIAAIITIVAITILLGWKWVMIR comes from the coding sequence ATGGCCGATCATGACGTGTTTATCGAAAAACTAAGCCAGCAAGCGCGGCCGGTTAAGCGCCCCTGGCACACGGGCTGGCGCGTGCTGGCGTGGACGCTGATGGCGCTGCCGTTCGGGTGGTTAACCAGCCTGCTGATGCAGCGCGTAGCGACCGACTGGAGCCAGTCCGGCGCGCTGTTAGCCACGCTGCAACTGTCGCTGACTTTCATCCTCGGGATCATGGCGATCGGTAACGCCTTTTTAATCAGTATTCCCGGGCGACGGCCGTTAAGCTGGCACTGGTTTGCGCCATTGCTGGTGCTCTGGCTGGGATCGGTCATGGTGAGTTTGAGTCAGACATCTCCCGTGAACCATCCTGAAGAGGTGAGTTGTTACACCTTTATGCTGGCGGTCAGCACCCCGATGCTCGCGCTGGTGATTGGCTATTTGCGGCGCACCCGTTCATTGCATCCGCTGCGCAGCCTGGCGACAGCGGGCGCTGGGGTCGCTTTTATGGCGCTGACGCTGCTGTCGTTTTGCCATCCGATAGAGGTACATCCACTGGATTTTGCATTACATATCGCGGCGATCATCACTATCGTGGCTATCACCATCCTTCTGGGCTGGAAATGGGTGATGATTCGTTAA